The Papaver somniferum cultivar HN1 chromosome 6, ASM357369v1, whole genome shotgun sequence genome segment TTTCAACTAATCCGTAAAAATATTTGTGGCCCCATAAAATGCCCTGTCAAGTTGAGTACCCTCGCCCGCTTCGTTGTTTAAAATCCTCGTCTCTCTGTTAGTCCAAGTTCATTATTTTTAAGGGAAAATGACTTACTATAGGGAATTTTACATGCTTTCTCGGTCCTAAAAACCAGGGTGTACATTATGGCTAACTCTACTCGTCTCTAACtagttttagtttctttttttttttactaaaattgaTTTGGTTAGCAATCTATTTcttccttttctctctctcctattaTCTTCATTTCATGGAGAATTAGTATTAGGTTAAACAACGTAAAGTGTTTCCCAAACATACAAAAGTGCTAGATAATGGTAATAATGCATGTCCAACTATAACACAAGTTTTAAGTTGTCAAGATTTCAAACCTAATCATACTCGTACTCGTTTGATTCGTCATTGGTATGATTCAAGattattcataaaaaaaaaaaatcagcagaGGATGAACTTGATTACAGTTATAGAAAAAGGCATGGAAATTGCTTTAATTTTTTATGTACTACGTATCATTTTGCTCAAGATTATGCTAAGTTTCTGGTAAATAATGATGGATTTCTTGATGTTATTGTTAGTGTTATTAGAGGTAATGGTGATTTTGTTGGTGAATCTGATTTATAAAATAGAATTTTGGAAGAGATGATTATGAttgtaattatatatatatatatatatttggtttTATAAGAGGATTATGAATTTATGATTATTTAGAATTTAGTTGTATGGTTAGAGATTGAGATATATCATCAtccattgttttggttttaataaaagAAACTAAGAATCAGACtattgataataagaaaccaaagAGAAAGAGGTCTTAATGGAGATTTAGTAACTTGTGCGTCTTTATTCTTCTGTGCTTTTCAAAGTACttttaggaaataaaaataaagagcAAAGGGAAGGATTAAAACCACTTAACAAGTAACTTGAGCGGATAAAATGGGTTGTAATGCGCACCTTGGTTTTTAGAGGTGAACAAATTTGGACTCATCTCCTAATAATATAAAATGTTCTCAAAGTTAGGTCCATTTCTTTGTCATAGTTGATTGCAATCATTTGAAAAGCGGTATAATGGTTATATCTCTATATATTTTCTTGGATTGTAGTTACCATGATTTATATCCCCATTCAACAAAAATAACTAACAATAATTTTCATTGGTTGATAATATTATATGTCATGTGATTAAAACCGCGAAGTATAACTTATTCCAATGAGCTTGGCTATTAAAATTTTTGAAGACGTTATGAGGCCATGATACACCTTAATTGgtttaaaatttattttgatccACTTTAATTTGTTGCATTATTTGAGGTTTTTCAGATTTTTTGGCCTTGTTGTTTCATgggcttttcttttctcttttgtgtGGTACAAATCTTTTGTACCCTATTTCTTATTTCTTGATCAATGAATTCTTTCTTTAtcgattaacaaaaaaaaatggtgaaaGAGGAAAAACACACTAGTTCCTCTTCCATCAGAAGTCGGCTTTCCTCCCAAAACATTTAAGCTTTCTTAATAACAATAAACTTATTTTTCAAGTTATCACTTGGCATTGATAAATAATCTATCTTTCTATAGAACTAAAGTGTTTCCTTGCTCAAAATCACGATGTATGGAACTAATAATACTCTCAACAGCCTTTACATATTAATAGTCGACGCTAATTATACATATATCACCGTTTCTTCTCTCTGGAATTTACAACGGTATGTCAATCAAAATTACATCAAAAACCACATTACATTTCTcatatacatacatacatacatatcaCAAAACTCGAACTGCTGTAAATTGTTGCAGCCTAGGTAAGTTCTCTAACAAATCAAACGTAAGCATTGAAGCTTTCGGCATATAAGCCTTTGTCTTCTGTTGCTTGTCACAGCttgaaaattcatcaacaaaggaaGATGATGAAATTGTTCTTTCACAAGTACCAAACCACTTGGCTTGCATGTATTTTTGTTTCCTCCATGGTCCCATGTgcattttgttttctttcataCATTTTTTGGCGGCTGAACACAAAACCTTAATCAGTGTTCGTAATCTTTCTGCTTTCCCGACGAATACTTCAGGAAGTCTATTTATCAACTTGTTATAATCTTCACTTGCTCTCGCCATTTCGAATTCTGCTCGAAAATTCAATTCAACTACTACTCTTATTTCACCTTTTTTTGGATCTGATTTGTCTTTCACATCCAAATATGTGTGTTCCCCTGTTGAAAAAACAATCAATAAATTAACATTTTACTACTAGTTCGTATCTAATTTGATCAAAAGAAttacagaaaagaaagaaagaaaaaatgaaaaaaaaaaagagagagagagagatcctaTCGCTTACCTGATGGAATATCTGGCGATTTTCTCCATTTAGACGTACAAATAGCACTGTTGAAACCGGCATTACCAAGTCGTTCACAAATCTCTCTTCTCATACAGCTCCGACATCCTCCGCCAATAACTGGTCTACGGCAAACACATTTCTCTCCTGCTAATACGTATTCTCTCATTCCCTCTTTTGTTATCTGCCTGATTTTCGACTCTATAGAACTAGTCCTTATTAACGTTGACTGcaatcaattaaaaacaaaaactcatttagttggttttccaaaaacaaagaaaaggtcATACAAAACCAGACCAGCCTCACTGATCTTAGACGTGA includes the following:
- the LOC113285678 gene encoding uncharacterized protein LOC113285678 → MAGKTGKMSVAHRILTMNFHNEVKFSDQPAASFADMDFGYFQENDQKPSDGICHDDIDDEEDENPINVAESKQYWDDQNQLLQSTLIRTSSIESKIRQITKEGMREYVLAGEKCVCRRPVIGGGCRSCMRREICERLGNAGFNSAICTSKWRKSPDIPSGEHTYLDVKDKSDPKKGEIRVVVELNFRAEFEMARASEDYNKLINRLPEVFVGKAERLRTLIKVLCSAAKKCMKENKMHMGPWRKQKYMQAKWFGTCERTISSSSFVDEFSSCDKQQKTKAYMPKASMLTFDLLENLPRLQQFTAVRVL